In Halovulum dunhuangense, one genomic interval encodes:
- a CDS encoding tripartite tricarboxylate transporter TctB family protein, translating to MSSKPARKVVWGHLALLSVIVVVIVAYLLDARAVSLRPNNLLLVQPASILGIILAAFVLPQCFPRTDSPEVVEKAAETPLDLLRIFILIAALGGLAFSLETIGFDIATFGFMVIGLAVCGERRWWVNLGYSAIFTVLLIYGYGTITPFPFPLTVL from the coding sequence ATGAGCAGCAAGCCGGCGCGCAAGGTTGTCTGGGGACATCTCGCGCTTTTGTCCGTCATCGTCGTCGTGATCGTCGCCTATCTGCTGGATGCACGAGCGGTATCGCTTCGTCCCAACAACCTGCTGCTGGTGCAGCCCGCGTCCATCCTTGGCATCATCCTTGCCGCCTTCGTGCTGCCGCAGTGCTTCCCGCGCACGGATTCGCCCGAAGTCGTCGAAAAGGCGGCCGAGACGCCATTGGATCTGCTGCGGATATTCATCCTGATCGCGGCGCTGGGCGGTCTGGCCTTTTCGCTGGAAACCATCGGCTTCGACATCGCCACATTCGGCTTCATGGTGATCGGGCTTGCCGTCTGCGGCGAGCGGCGCTGGTGGGTCAACCTGGGCTACAGCGCGATCTTCACCGTACTTCTCATCTATGGCTACGGGACTATCACGCCGTTCCCGTTTCCGCTGACCGTCCTCTGA